The following proteins are encoded in a genomic region of Brachypodium distachyon strain Bd21 chromosome 1, Brachypodium_distachyon_v3.0, whole genome shotgun sequence:
- the LOC100839629 gene encoding low molecular mass early light-inducible protein HV90, chloroplastic yields MATMMSTMTSFSGATVSPRVAAGSFAAARSPLRPRTVVVRAQNDKTPNKPAASIWDILSFSGPAPERINGRLAMVGFVTALGVEAGRGDGLLSQLGSGTGQAWFAYTVVVLSVASLVPLLQGESAEARGAGKIMSANAELWNGRFAMLGLVALAATEVLTGAPFVNL; encoded by the coding sequence ATGGCGACCATGATGTCCACCATGAcctccttctccggcgccaCCGTCTCGCCCCGTGTCGCCGCCGGTAGCTTCGCCGCGGCCCGATCACCTCTCCGCCCGCGCACCGTCGTCGTGAGGGCCCAGAACGACAAAACGCCCAACAAGCCCGCGGCCTCGATCTGGGACATCCTGTCCTTCAGCGGGCCGGCCCCGGAGCGGATCAACGGCCGTCTCGCCATGGTGGGCTTTGTGACGGCGCTGGGCGTGGAGGCAGGCCGCGGCGACGGCCTGCTCTCGCAGCTGGGCAGCGGGACGGGCCAGGCCTGGTTCGCCTACACGGTGGTCGTGCTGTCCGTGGCGTCGCTggtgccgctgctgcagggcGAGAGCGCCGAGGCCAGGGGCGCCGGCAAGATCATGAGCGCCAACGCCGAGCTCTGGAACGGCCGCTTCGCCATGCTCGGTCtcgtcgcgctcgccgccaccgAGGTCCTCACCGGCGCGCCCTTCGTCAACCTCTGA
- the LOC100838722 gene encoding low molecular mass early light-inducible protein HV90, chloroplastic yields MATMMSTTATFAGAAVLPRAAAAAARSRTLSLRPRTRTSFVVRAQNDKEPTPNKPAAASVWDILSFSGPAPERINGRLAMVGFVAALSVEAARGGGLLSQAGSGAGMGWFLTTTALLSVASLVPLLQGQSVESKSSAFWSSDAELWNGRAAMLGLVALAATEVLTGAPFVNL; encoded by the coding sequence ATGGCAACCATGATGTCCACCACGGCCAccttcgccggcgccgccgtcctgccccgtgccgccgcagccgcagcacgATCACGGACATTGTCTCTCCGCCCACGCACGCGCACATCCTTCGTCGTCAGGGCCCAGAACGACAAGGAGCCCACGCCCAACAAgcccgccgcggcctcggTCTGGGACATCCTGTCCTTCAgcgggccggcgccggagcggaTCAACGGGCGCCTCGCCATGGTGGGCTTCGTGGCGGCGCTGTCCGTGGAggcggcccgcggcggcgggctcctgTCGCAGGCCGGCAGCGGGGCCGGGATGGGCTGGTTCCTCACCACCACGGCGCTGCTCTCCGTGGCGTCGCTGGTGCCGCTGCTCCAGGGGCAGAGCGTGGAGAGCAAGTCCAGCGCCTTCTGGAGCTCCGACGCCGAGCTCTGGAACGGCCGCGCCGCCATGCTCGGCCtcgtcgcgctcgccgccaccgAGGTCCTCACCGGCGCGCCCTTCGTCAACCTCTAA
- the LOC100839024 gene encoding low molecular mass early light-inducible protein HV90, chloroplastic has protein sequence MATMMSTTGSSFAGATVLPRVAAGSFAAARSPLRPRTTSFVVRAQNDKEPTPSKPAASIWDILSFSGPAPERINGRLAMVGFVTALGVEAGRGDGLLSQLGSGTGQAWFAYTVAVLSVASLVPLLQGESAEARGAGKIMSANAELWNGRFAMLGLVALAATEVLTGAPFVNL, from the coding sequence ATGGCGACCATGATGTCCACCACGGGCTCCTCcttcgccggcgccaccgTTCTGCCCCGTGTCGCCGCCGGAAGCTTCGCCGCAGCACGATCACCTCTCCGCCCACGCACAACATCCTTCGTCGTCCGGGCCCAGAACGACAAGGAGCCCACGCCCAGCAAGCCCGCGGCCTCGATCTGGGACATCCTGTCCTTCAgcgggccggcgccggagcggaTCAACGGCCGCCTCGCCATGGTGGGCTTCGTGACGGCGCTGGGCGTCGAGGCGGGCCGCGGCGACGGGCTGCTCTCGCAGCTGGGCAGCGGGACTGGCCAGGCCTGGTTCGCATACACGGTGGCCGTGCTCTCCGTGGCGTCGCTggtgccgctgctgcagggcGAGAGCGCCGAGGCCAGGGGCGCCGGCAAGATCATGAGCGCCAACGCCGAGCTCTGGAACGGCCGCTTCGCCATGCTCGGCCtcgtcgcgctcgccgccaccgAGGTCCTCACCGGCGCGCCATTCGTCAACCTCTGA
- the LOC100834572 gene encoding uncharacterized protein LOC100834572, whose protein sequence is MARVSKTTPYAAAAAASSTTKGTTTAAAAKPKPSRVKKTPPTSAAPSPPASEQTNPAAASSTTIETASAAEKPKARSKKKPPPAAAAPSPAQNTPAAAAAAPSSATDNTAPAADKPKPRSKTKTSPAAASPKRMPPPAAAAVIEIPDSPTPSASARKNGGRRPLILEVDGVEMWTPRQKRRIDEDCCILTADPLVADEAPPVVVTPAADDDIAVVAERGKVACRDYPHPRYACAKYPFASTPHESHCKQCFCYVCDIAAPCATWKGHTNYGHCHASDSDKSWRIMRGVARQKQCNRQ, encoded by the exons ATGGCCAGGGTCAGCAAGACGACGccctacgccgccgccgccgcggcctcgtcGACGACGAAGGGCACGACAACCGCCGCGGCTGCCAAGCCCAAGCCCTCTCGGGTGAAGAAGACGCCCCCTacctccgccgcgccctcACCGCCGGCTTCGGAGCAGACTAACCCAGCTGCGGCCTCGTCGACGACGATTGAGACGGCGTCCGCCGCGGAGAAACCCAAGGCGCggtcgaagaagaagccgcctcctgccgccgccgcgccctcgccggcgCAGAATACCccggctgctgccgctgccgcgcccTCGTCGGCGACCGATAATACGGCGCCCGCGGCGGACAAGCCCAAGCCGCggtcgaagacgaagacgtCCCCTGCTGCCGCGTCGCCGAAGCGAATGccccctcccgccgccgccgccgtgatcGAGATACCCGATTCCCCCACCCCGTCGGCGAGCGCCAGGAAGAATGGGGGGCGGAGGCCTCTCATCCTCGAAGTCGACGGGGTCGAAATGTGGACGCCGCGGCAGAAGCGCCGCATCGATGAGGACTGCTGCATCCTCACCGCCGACCCCCTGGTCGCCGACGAAGCTCCCCCGGTCGTCGTCACCCCCGCCGCTGACGACGACATAGCGGTTGTTGCGGAGCGCGGCAAG GTGGCGTGCAGAGATTACCCCCACCCGAGGTATGCCTGCGCCAAGTACCCCTTCGCCAGTACCCCTCATGAGAGCCACTGCAAGCAG TGTTTCTGCTACGTATGCGACATTGCTGCTCCATGTGCAACCTGGAAGGGACATACAAATTATGGGCATTGCCATGCTTCAGACAGTGACAAGAGTTGGAGGATCATGAGGGGAGTGGCGAGGCAAAAGCAATGCAATAGGCAGTGA